The following coding sequences lie in one Frigoribacterium sp. SL97 genomic window:
- a CDS encoding Na(+)/H(+) antiporter subunit C, giving the protein MSVSLVLIVVMAALYACGVYLLLERSMTRVLLGFLLVGNATNILILLMSGRRGAAPVVDGQADPTDFADPLPQAFVLTAIVITFGISAFMLALIYRSWRLAQGDTLADDAEDLEIGRRGVPAEEESEQGDGDDEAGGDSEFGSRAEAAVPTDDRPLRDDRPHHDEKGHRA; this is encoded by the coding sequence ATGAGCGTCTCCCTCGTCCTGATCGTCGTCATGGCCGCGCTGTACGCCTGCGGCGTCTACCTGCTGCTCGAGCGCAGCATGACCCGTGTGCTGCTGGGTTTCCTGCTCGTCGGGAACGCCACCAACATCCTCATCCTCCTCATGTCCGGCCGACGCGGCGCGGCCCCCGTGGTCGACGGCCAGGCCGATCCGACCGACTTCGCCGACCCGCTGCCGCAGGCGTTCGTGCTGACGGCCATCGTCATCACCTTCGGCATCTCGGCCTTCATGCTCGCGTTGATCTACCGGTCGTGGCGGCTGGCCCAGGGCGACACCCTCGCGGACGACGCCGAAGACCTCGAGATCGGGCGTCGCGGCGTCCCGGCCGAAGAAGAGTCCGAACAGGGCGACGGTGACGACGAGGCGGGTGGCGACAGCGAGTTCGGCAGCCGTGCCGAAGCGGCCGTGCCGACGGACGACCGGCCGCTGCGCGACGACCGGCCTCACCACGACGAGAAAGGGCACCGAGCATGA
- a CDS encoding Na+/H+ antiporter subunit A has translation MIVVLTAFALAAVVVACVGGRLGRSLFLWASVVPFAAFAFTALQGPAVLSGEVPTEAVPWIPQLAISLTLRMDVLAWVLALVVTGIGGLVLVYCARYFERDEAGRARFAAVLVAFAGAMYGLVTSDDVFVLFVFWEATSVFSYLLIGHYTAKQASRGAALQALIVTTAGGLAMLVGLVILAVQGGTSSLSQLVEQPPTGTVVTVAVVLVLVGALSKSALVPFHFWLPAAMAAPTPVSAYLHAAAMVKAGIYLVARLAPGYHDQPGWQEIVVTVGVVTMVLGGYRALRQHDLKLVLAYGTVSQLGFLTIVVGFGTRDAALAGLALLVAHALFKSTLFLVVGVIDHRAGTRDLRKLCGLGRQAPVLLVVTLLALASMAGVPPTFGFVAKEAVLTALYDDAVTGSAWGVVALVGVVVGSILTTAYSLRFLWGAFGRKKGVEPVDFVREHVDFLASPIVLAVAGLVLGLVSYQVGPVFARYADTLPSAPGEHGPYYLALWHGLEPALGFTAVSLGVGALLFWQRDRVSQVQKAVSFLPRASDGYVRIMATIDRTASRTTATTQRGSLPFYLATILVVFIASSVVTLALNSDWPTTAVLWDYPAQLAIGGLMIIGAIASALSNKRFQAVVLVGVTGYGMAALFALHGAPDLALTQALIETITLIAFVLVLRRLPARLGERNGRTHRAIRAVIGISVGSVMAAIAVVALGARSIPTVSGAFPDLAVDGGHGRNVVNVTLVDIRGWDTMGEIAVLIVAATGVASLVFLTSRADVLPRPERRTRAQRFLARVRPVREPAPVVPVGGATAQIGDSTEGDRRAWLLAGRKLAPQNRSILLEVVVRLIFHAIIVVSIYLLFAGHNLPGGGFAGGLVAGFAFVARYLAGGRYELGAAAPLDAGKLLGAGLLTVAATALVPLFFGVDALTSTWVEAEVPLLGHVEFVTSTFFDVGVYLVVVGLVLDVLRSLGAEVDRQEEEDAFGHPNEVSEPEEEALPVSVAGTPPTERGRA, from the coding sequence GTGATCGTAGTCCTGACAGCGTTCGCCTTGGCGGCCGTCGTCGTGGCCTGCGTCGGCGGACGACTCGGCCGTTCGCTCTTCCTCTGGGCGTCCGTCGTCCCCTTCGCCGCCTTCGCCTTCACGGCCCTCCAGGGGCCCGCCGTGTTGTCGGGCGAGGTGCCCACCGAGGCCGTGCCGTGGATTCCGCAGCTCGCCATCTCGCTCACCCTGCGCATGGACGTCCTCGCCTGGGTCCTCGCGCTCGTCGTCACGGGCATCGGCGGCCTCGTGCTCGTCTACTGTGCGCGCTACTTCGAGCGGGACGAGGCCGGTCGGGCACGCTTCGCCGCCGTGCTGGTGGCCTTCGCCGGAGCGATGTACGGCCTCGTCACGAGCGACGACGTGTTCGTCCTGTTCGTCTTCTGGGAGGCCACGAGCGTCTTCTCGTACCTGTTGATCGGGCACTACACGGCGAAGCAGGCCAGCCGCGGGGCCGCGTTGCAGGCGCTCATCGTGACGACCGCGGGCGGGCTCGCGATGCTCGTCGGCCTCGTGATCCTCGCCGTCCAGGGCGGCACGAGCTCGTTGTCCCAGCTCGTCGAGCAGCCACCCACCGGGACGGTCGTCACGGTCGCCGTCGTGCTCGTACTCGTCGGGGCGCTGTCGAAGTCGGCACTCGTGCCGTTCCACTTCTGGCTCCCGGCCGCGATGGCGGCTCCGACGCCGGTCAGTGCCTACCTGCACGCCGCCGCGATGGTCAAGGCCGGCATCTACCTCGTCGCCCGTCTCGCCCCCGGCTACCACGACCAGCCCGGCTGGCAAGAGATCGTCGTCACCGTCGGGGTGGTCACGATGGTCCTCGGCGGGTACCGCGCGCTCCGTCAGCACGACCTCAAGCTCGTCCTGGCCTACGGCACGGTGAGCCAACTCGGCTTCCTGACGATCGTGGTGGGGTTCGGCACCCGCGACGCGGCCCTCGCCGGGCTCGCCCTGCTGGTCGCCCACGCCCTGTTCAAGTCGACGCTCTTCCTCGTGGTGGGGGTCATCGACCACCGGGCGGGCACGCGAGACCTGCGCAAGCTCTGCGGGCTCGGTCGTCAGGCTCCCGTCCTCCTCGTGGTGACGCTCCTCGCCCTCGCCTCGATGGCCGGCGTGCCGCCGACCTTCGGCTTCGTCGCGAAGGAGGCCGTGCTCACGGCCCTCTACGACGACGCCGTGACCGGGTCGGCCTGGGGCGTCGTCGCCCTGGTCGGCGTCGTCGTCGGGTCGATCCTGACCACCGCCTACAGCCTGCGCTTCCTCTGGGGGGCCTTCGGTCGCAAGAAGGGCGTCGAGCCGGTCGACTTCGTCCGTGAGCACGTCGACTTCCTGGCGTCGCCGATCGTCCTGGCCGTCGCCGGCCTGGTGCTCGGCCTCGTCTCGTACCAGGTCGGTCCGGTCTTCGCTCGTTATGCCGACACGCTCCCCTCGGCCCCGGGCGAGCACGGCCCCTACTACCTGGCGCTCTGGCACGGTCTCGAGCCCGCGCTCGGCTTCACGGCGGTCTCGCTCGGGGTCGGGGCCCTCCTCTTCTGGCAGCGCGACCGGGTGTCGCAGGTGCAGAAGGCCGTCTCGTTCCTGCCCCGCGCCTCCGACGGGTACGTGCGGATCATGGCGACCATCGACCGGACGGCGTCGCGGACGACCGCGACGACGCAGCGCGGTTCGTTGCCCTTCTACCTCGCCACCATCCTCGTCGTGTTCATCGCCTCGTCGGTGGTGACGCTGGCGCTCAACAGCGATTGGCCGACCACCGCCGTGCTCTGGGACTACCCGGCGCAGCTGGCCATCGGCGGGTTGATGATCATCGGCGCCATCGCGTCGGCGCTCTCCAACAAGAGATTCCAGGCCGTCGTCCTGGTCGGGGTGACCGGCTACGGCATGGCCGCGCTCTTCGCGCTGCACGGGGCCCCCGACCTGGCCCTGACGCAGGCGCTGATCGAGACCATCACACTCATCGCGTTCGTCCTCGTGCTGCGTCGGCTGCCGGCCCGTCTGGGCGAGCGAAACGGCCGCACCCACCGGGCGATCCGGGCCGTCATCGGCATCTCGGTCGGGTCCGTCATGGCCGCCATCGCCGTGGTCGCCCTGGGGGCACGCTCGATCCCCACGGTCTCCGGCGCCTTCCCCGACCTCGCCGTCGACGGCGGTCACGGCCGCAACGTCGTCAACGTGACGCTCGTCGACATCCGCGGATGGGACACCATGGGCGAGATCGCGGTCCTCATCGTCGCCGCGACCGGTGTCGCGAGCCTGGTCTTCCTGACCTCCCGCGCCGACGTCCTGCCCCGGCCCGAGCGGCGCACGCGTGCCCAGCGGTTCCTGGCACGGGTCCGGCCCGTGCGCGAGCCGGCACCCGTCGTGCCCGTCGGTGGGGCGACGGCGCAGATCGGCGACAGCACCGAGGGCGACCGCCGCGCCTGGTTGCTGGCCGGGCGCAAACTCGCCCCGCAGAACCGGTCGATCCTGCTCGAGGTGGTCGTGCGCCTGATCTTCCACGCCATCATCGTCGTCTCGATCTACCTGCTCTTCGCCGGTCACAACCTGCCCGGCGGCGGCTTCGCCGGCGGTCTGGTGGCGGGTTTCGCCTTCGTGGCCCGGTACCTCGCGGGCGGTCGGTACGAACTCGGTGCGGCCGCACCCCTCGATGCCGGCAAGCTCCTCGGTGCCGGTCTCCTGACGGTCGCCGCGACGGCACTCGTCCCGCTCTTCTTCGGCGTCGACGCCCTGACCTCGACCTGGGTCGAGGCCGAGGTGCCGTTGCTCGGCCACGTCGAGTTCGTCACGTCGACCTTCTTCGACGTCGGCGTCTACCTGGTCGTCGTCGGGCTCGTCCTCGACGTGCTCCGGAGCCTCGGAGCCGAGGTCGACCGTCAAGAAGAAGAGGACGCGTTCGGCCACCCGAACGAGGTGTCCGAACCCGAAGAGGAGGCGCTCCCCGTGTCCGTCGCCGGTACGCCCCCGACCGAGCGGGGCCGCGCATGA
- a CDS encoding acetolactate synthase large subunit gives MPAESTPTPGTATRTARPSAGASVGAPTAPPVLTGSGAILKSLEHLGVTDVFGLPGGAIIPFYDELMASTAIRHILVRHEQGAGHAAEGYAAASGRVGVAIATSGPGATNLVTAIADAYMDSMPLLAITGQVFSTLMGTDAFQEADIVGITMPITKHSFLVTKPEDIPATLAAAYQIASTGRPGPVLVDITKDAQQNSAPFIWPPVVDLPGYRPVTRAHGKQITAAAQMIADAKQPVFYVGGGVIRAGASAELKALVELTGAPVVTTLMARGAFPDTHPQHLGMPGMHGTVPAVLGLQESDLIIALGARFDDRVTGKAELFAPGAKVVHVDIDPAEISKIRIADVPIVGDAKVVIPDLTSAFAEVTGGVKPDIAAWWEHLEGLREQFPLGYTQPDDGLLSPQAIIQRIGQLSGPEAIYASGVGQHQMWAAQFIEYERPHAWLNSGGAGTMGYSVPAAMGAKVAQPDRVVWAIDGDGCFQMTNQELATCVINDIPIKVAIINNSSLGMVRQWQTLFYEGRHSFTDLNTGHETRMVPDFVKLADAYGALGIRVRTEDEVDAAIELALATNDRPVVIDFVVSRDAMVWPMVPQGVSNSEIQHARALAPEWDDEAPGTSASDTTRDGDMTGEHA, from the coding sequence ATGCCTGCAGAGTCCACCCCCACGCCCGGCACCGCGACGCGGACGGCCCGGCCGAGCGCCGGCGCGTCCGTCGGGGCGCCGACCGCGCCTCCCGTGCTGACCGGGTCGGGCGCCATCCTCAAGTCGCTCGAGCACCTGGGCGTCACCGACGTCTTCGGGTTGCCCGGCGGAGCCATCATCCCGTTCTACGACGAGTTGATGGCCTCGACGGCGATCCGACACATCCTGGTCCGCCACGAGCAGGGCGCCGGGCACGCCGCCGAGGGCTACGCCGCCGCGTCCGGTCGCGTCGGCGTCGCGATCGCGACGTCCGGCCCCGGCGCGACGAACCTCGTCACGGCGATCGCGGACGCCTACATGGACAGCATGCCGCTGCTGGCCATCACCGGGCAGGTCTTCTCGACCCTCATGGGCACCGACGCCTTCCAGGAGGCCGACATCGTCGGCATCACGATGCCGATCACGAAGCACTCGTTCCTGGTGACCAAGCCCGAGGACATCCCGGCGACGCTCGCCGCCGCGTACCAGATCGCGAGCACGGGGCGTCCCGGCCCGGTGCTCGTCGACATCACGAAGGACGCGCAGCAGAACAGCGCACCCTTCATCTGGCCGCCCGTCGTCGACCTGCCGGGCTACCGACCGGTGACGAGGGCGCACGGCAAGCAGATCACCGCCGCGGCCCAGATGATCGCCGACGCCAAGCAACCCGTCTTCTACGTCGGCGGCGGCGTGATCCGCGCCGGGGCGTCGGCCGAGCTCAAGGCCCTCGTCGAGCTCACCGGGGCTCCCGTCGTCACCACCCTGATGGCCCGCGGTGCGTTCCCCGACACCCACCCGCAACACCTCGGGATGCCCGGCATGCACGGCACGGTGCCGGCCGTGCTGGGACTCCAGGAGAGCGACCTCATCATCGCCCTCGGCGCGCGCTTCGACGACCGGGTGACCGGCAAGGCCGAGCTCTTCGCGCCCGGTGCCAAGGTCGTCCACGTCGACATCGACCCCGCCGAGATCTCGAAGATCCGCATCGCCGACGTGCCCATCGTGGGTGACGCCAAGGTCGTCATCCCCGACCTCACGAGCGCGTTCGCCGAGGTCACGGGTGGGGTCAAGCCCGACATCGCGGCGTGGTGGGAGCACCTCGAGGGTCTTCGCGAACAGTTCCCGCTCGGCTACACCCAGCCCGACGACGGCCTGCTGTCACCCCAGGCGATCATCCAGCGCATCGGGCAGCTCTCCGGCCCCGAGGCGATCTACGCCTCCGGCGTCGGCCAGCACCAGATGTGGGCGGCCCAGTTCATCGAGTACGAGCGCCCGCACGCCTGGCTCAACTCCGGAGGCGCGGGCACGATGGGCTATTCGGTCCCGGCCGCCATGGGGGCCAAGGTCGCCCAGCCCGACCGCGTGGTGTGGGCCATCGACGGCGACGGCTGCTTCCAGATGACCAACCAGGAGTTGGCCACCTGCGTCATCAACGACATCCCGATCAAGGTCGCGATCATCAACAACTCGTCGCTCGGCATGGTGCGGCAGTGGCAGACGCTCTTCTACGAGGGGCGCCACTCGTTCACCGACCTCAACACGGGTCACGAGACGCGCATGGTGCCGGACTTCGTCAAGCTCGCCGACGCCTACGGCGCCCTGGGCATCCGGGTCCGCACCGAGGACGAGGTCGACGCGGCCATCGAGCTCGCCCTCGCGACCAACGACCGCCCGGTCGTCATCGACTTCGTCGTCAGCCGCGACGCGATGGTCTGGCCGATGGTGCCGCAGGGGGTCTCGAACTCCGAGATCCAGCACGCCCGCGCCCTCGCTCCCGAGTGGGACGACGAGGCGCCGGGCACGAGCGCCTCCGACACCACCCGCGACGGCGACATGACCGGAGAACACGCATGA
- a CDS encoding Na+/H+ antiporter subunit E, with the protein MTGRPTRGEVGRSLARQLPLLVGLVVLWMALWNQFTVLAFVTGVAVALLVTRVFFLPPVELSGRFNLWYAVVFLAHFVVDLVRASVIVAWQAVRPRGVTSNAIVAVQLHTRSDFIMTLVAEAISLVPGSLVVEADRERSILYLHALAVEDLAGVEGVRDGVLVVEARLVRVLGSDDDRRRIAEGTPAAAEVHEAVSRSSSHEGGPS; encoded by the coding sequence GTGACCGGCCGTCCCACCCGCGGCGAGGTCGGCCGCAGCCTCGCCCGGCAGCTCCCCCTGCTCGTCGGACTGGTCGTCCTCTGGATGGCCTTGTGGAACCAGTTCACCGTCCTGGCCTTCGTCACCGGCGTCGCCGTGGCGCTGCTCGTGACCCGGGTGTTCTTCCTGCCCCCGGTCGAACTGAGCGGCCGGTTCAACCTCTGGTACGCCGTGGTCTTCCTGGCGCACTTCGTGGTCGACCTGGTGCGCGCCTCCGTCATCGTCGCCTGGCAGGCCGTCCGACCTCGCGGCGTGACCTCGAACGCGATCGTCGCGGTGCAGCTGCACACGAGGTCGGACTTCATCATGACCCTCGTCGCCGAGGCGATCTCGCTCGTCCCCGGGTCGCTCGTGGTCGAGGCCGACCGCGAGCGGTCGATCCTCTACCTGCACGCGCTCGCGGTCGAGGACCTCGCCGGTGTCGAGGGCGTCCGCGACGGCGTCCTGGTCGTCGAGGCCCGCCTCGTCCGGGTGCTCGGCAGCGACGACGACCGCCGTCGCATCGCGGAGGGCACCCCGGCCGCGGCCGAGGTCCACGAAGCGGTCAGCCGTTCCTCGTCCCACGAAGGAGGTCCCTCGTGA
- a CDS encoding Na+/H+ antiporter subunit D, with protein MNPSYLVPLVVLIPLLGAAAALIAGRRPRSQAVVSIVALALVVVISLVLLVVVDTHGAIAVQVGGWQAPFGITLVVDRLAALMLSISSIVLLAVFVFSVGQGQADGDGEAPVSIYNPTYLILATGVFNAFIAGDLFNLYVGFEILLVASYVLITLGGTEQRIRAGVVYIVVSLVSSVLFLASIAMIYGALGTVNIADIAQKMDTIPPDVQTIIHVMLLTAFGIKAAIFPLSFWLPDSYPTAPAPVTAVFAGLLTKVGVYAIIRTETVLFVESNVNVYLLIIALLTMIVGILGAVAQADIKRLLSFTLVSHIGYMIFGIALGTVEGLAATIYYVVHHITVQTTLFLGAGLIERRGGTASITRLGGLLKAAPIVAVLFFIPALNLGGIPPFSGFIGKVALFEAGARLDDPLVYVLIGAGALTSLLTLYALMRAWNLAFWRPKADVDDHESPFTEHLEEAPGRVAVQRRRTNPRTMVGATAGMVLVSLALTFAAGPLYGVAERAAGRVYGSNDYVQTVFPGGQGETTSDPSSPEPEPASDSADEGSTP; from the coding sequence ATGAACCCCAGCTACCTCGTGCCGCTCGTCGTCCTCATCCCGCTGCTCGGAGCCGCGGCGGCCCTGATCGCCGGTCGGCGGCCCCGCTCGCAGGCCGTGGTCTCGATCGTCGCCCTGGCGCTCGTCGTCGTCATCAGCCTGGTGCTGCTCGTGGTCGTCGACACGCACGGAGCGATCGCCGTGCAGGTGGGCGGTTGGCAGGCGCCGTTCGGCATCACGCTCGTCGTCGACCGACTCGCGGCGCTCATGCTCAGCATCTCGTCGATCGTCCTGCTGGCCGTCTTCGTGTTCTCTGTCGGGCAGGGCCAGGCCGACGGCGACGGCGAGGCCCCGGTCTCGATCTACAACCCGACCTACCTCATCCTCGCCACGGGCGTGTTCAACGCCTTCATCGCGGGTGACCTCTTCAACCTCTACGTGGGCTTCGAGATCCTCCTGGTGGCCAGCTACGTGCTGATCACCCTCGGCGGCACCGAGCAGCGCATCCGGGCCGGCGTGGTCTACATCGTCGTCAGCCTGGTGTCGTCCGTCCTGTTCCTCGCCTCCATCGCGATGATCTACGGAGCGCTCGGCACGGTCAACATCGCCGACATCGCCCAGAAGATGGACACCATCCCGCCCGACGTGCAGACGATCATCCACGTCATGCTGCTCACGGCGTTCGGCATCAAGGCGGCGATCTTCCCGCTGTCGTTCTGGCTGCCCGACTCGTACCCGACCGCTCCCGCCCCCGTCACCGCCGTGTTCGCCGGCCTGCTGACCAAGGTGGGCGTCTACGCCATCATCCGCACCGAGACGGTGCTGTTCGTCGAGAGCAACGTCAACGTCTACCTGCTGATCATCGCGTTGCTGACGATGATCGTGGGCATCCTCGGGGCCGTGGCCCAGGCCGACATCAAGCGTCTGCTCTCGTTCACCCTGGTCAGCCACATCGGCTACATGATCTTCGGCATCGCACTCGGGACCGTCGAGGGCCTGGCCGCCACGATCTACTACGTCGTGCACCACATCACGGTCCAGACCACGCTCTTCCTCGGGGCGGGCCTGATCGAACGGCGAGGCGGCACGGCGTCGATCACCCGCCTGGGCGGTCTCCTCAAGGCGGCACCGATCGTCGCCGTCCTCTTCTTCATCCCGGCCCTCAACCTGGGCGGCATCCCGCCGTTCTCCGGTTTCATCGGCAAGGTCGCGCTCTTCGAGGCCGGTGCCCGGCTCGACGATCCCCTCGTGTACGTCCTCATCGGAGCCGGGGCCCTCACGTCGCTGCTGACGCTCTACGCGCTCATGCGTGCCTGGAACCTCGCGTTCTGGCGCCCGAAGGCCGATGTCGACGACCACGAGTCGCCCTTCACCGAGCACCTCGAGGAGGCCCCGGGTCGGGTGGCCGTCCAGCGACGTCGCACCAACCCCCGCACCATGGTGGGCGCGACCGCGGGCATGGTGCTCGTCTCGCTCGCCCTGACCTTCGCTGCCGGCCCGCTCTACGGCGTCGCCGAACGTGCGGCCGGCCGGGTCTACGGCTCGAACGACTACGTGCAGACGGTCTTCCCGGGCGGTCAGGGCGAGACGACGTCCGACCCGTCGTCGCCCGAGCCCGAACCCGCCTCGGACTCCGCAGACGAGGGGAGCACCCCGTGA
- the ilvD gene encoding dihydroxy-acid dehydratase: MPEKPTPDGIDIKPRSRVVTDGVEATTSRGMLRAVGMGDEDWSKPQIGIASSWNEITPCNLSLDRLAQGAKEGVHAGGGYPLQFGTVSVSDGISMGHEGMHFSLVSREVIADSVEVVMNAERLDGSVLLAGCDKSLPGMLMAAARLDLASVFLYAGSVAPGWVKLSDGTEKNVTIIDSFEAVGAYKAGNMSDDDLKAIECAIVPGEGACGGMYTANTMASVAEALGMSLPGSAAPPSADRRRDYFAHRSGEAVVEMLRQGITTRDILTKKAFENAIAVAMAFGGSTNVVLHLLAIAYEAEVDLTIDDFNRIGDKVPHIGDLKPFGKYVMNDVDRMGGVPVVMKALLDAGLLHGDCLTVTGKTVAENLESIKPKPLDGEVLRTLDNPIHATGGLTVLSGSMAPEGAVVKTAGFDASVFEGPAKVFERERGAMDALTEGRIESGDVVVIRYEGPKGGPGMREMLAITAAIKGAGLGKDVLLLTDGRFSGGTTGLCIGHIAPEAVDSGPIAFVRDGDLIRVDIAARSIDLLVDAAELEARRDGWAPLPPRYTRGVLAKYARQVRSAAEGAVTY, translated from the coding sequence ATGCCAGAGAAGCCCACCCCGGACGGGATCGACATCAAACCCCGCAGCCGCGTCGTCACCGACGGCGTCGAGGCCACCACGTCGCGAGGCATGCTCCGTGCCGTCGGCATGGGCGACGAGGACTGGAGCAAGCCCCAGATCGGCATCGCCAGCAGCTGGAACGAGATCACCCCCTGCAACCTGTCGCTCGACCGTCTGGCCCAGGGTGCCAAGGAAGGCGTCCACGCCGGGGGAGGGTACCCGCTCCAGTTCGGCACCGTCTCGGTGTCCGACGGCATCTCGATGGGCCACGAGGGCATGCACTTTTCGCTGGTCTCACGCGAGGTGATCGCCGACAGCGTCGAGGTCGTCATGAACGCCGAGCGGCTCGACGGGTCGGTGTTGCTCGCCGGTTGCGACAAGTCGCTGCCCGGCATGCTGATGGCCGCCGCCCGGCTCGACCTCGCCAGCGTCTTCCTCTACGCCGGCAGCGTCGCCCCCGGTTGGGTCAAGCTCAGCGACGGCACCGAGAAGAACGTCACGATCATCGACTCGTTCGAGGCCGTGGGCGCCTACAAGGCCGGCAACATGAGCGACGACGACCTGAAGGCGATCGAGTGCGCCATCGTGCCGGGCGAGGGCGCCTGTGGCGGGATGTACACGGCCAACACCATGGCCAGCGTCGCCGAGGCCCTCGGCATGAGCCTCCCCGGTTCGGCGGCCCCGCCGTCGGCCGACCGCCGCCGCGACTACTTCGCCCACCGTTCGGGCGAGGCCGTCGTCGAGATGCTCCGTCAGGGCATCACGACGCGCGACATCCTCACCAAGAAGGCGTTCGAGAACGCCATCGCCGTGGCCATGGCCTTCGGTGGCTCGACCAACGTCGTGTTGCACCTGCTCGCCATCGCGTACGAGGCCGAGGTCGACCTGACCATCGACGACTTCAACCGCATCGGCGACAAGGTGCCGCACATCGGCGACCTCAAGCCCTTCGGCAAGTACGTCATGAACGACGTCGACCGCATGGGTGGCGTCCCCGTCGTCATGAAGGCGCTGCTCGACGCGGGTCTGCTGCACGGCGACTGCCTCACCGTCACCGGCAAGACCGTCGCCGAGAACCTCGAGTCCATCAAGCCGAAGCCGCTCGACGGCGAGGTGCTGCGGACGCTCGACAACCCGATCCACGCGACCGGCGGCCTCACCGTCCTCAGCGGCTCGATGGCCCCCGAGGGCGCCGTCGTCAAGACGGCGGGCTTCGACGCGTCGGTGTTCGAGGGGCCGGCGAAGGTCTTCGAACGCGAACGTGGCGCCATGGACGCCCTCACCGAGGGGCGCATCGAGTCCGGCGACGTGGTCGTCATCCGCTACGAGGGCCCCAAGGGCGGCCCGGGCATGCGCGAGATGCTCGCCATCACCGCGGCCATCAAGGGCGCAGGGCTCGGCAAAGATGTACTACTGTTGACGGACGGACGATTCTCAGGCGGCACAACCGGCCTGTGCATCGGCCACATAGCACCCGAAGCGGTCGACTCCGGTCCGATCGCCTTCGTGCGCGATGGTGACTTGATTCGGGTCGACATCGCCGCTCGCTCGATCGACCTACTCGTCGACGCCGCAGAGCTGGAAGCCCGCCGAGACGGCTGGGCACCGCTTCCCCCGCGCTACACCCGCGGTGTCCTCGCGAAGTACGCACGCCAGGTCCGCTCCGCGGCCGAGGGCGCCGTCACCTACTGA
- a CDS encoding monovalent cation/H+ antiporter complex subunit F: MTVVAYVVGALFAFAGLASVIRIVRGPSILDRMIASDMLLTTLICVLAADMVFNGHTRTIPVILALALTAVLGSITVARYVSKQDPS; the protein is encoded by the coding sequence GTGACCGTCGTCGCCTACGTCGTCGGAGCGCTCTTCGCGTTCGCCGGCCTCGCGTCGGTCATCCGCATCGTGCGGGGGCCGTCCATCCTCGACCGCATGATCGCGTCCGACATGCTGCTGACCACCCTGATCTGCGTCCTCGCCGCCGACATGGTGTTCAACGGCCACACCCGGACCATCCCGGTCATCCTCGCCCTCGCGCTGACGGCCGTCCTCGGCTCCATCACGGTCGCGCGCTACGTCTCGAAGCAGGATCCCTCGTGA
- the mnhG gene encoding monovalent cation/H(+) antiporter subunit G, which produces MIPETVYDVAASVMLIGGALLSVAAGIGLLRFPDALSRMHAATKPQIFGLILVLAAIALDQHTVGTIASLLVVLVFQMLTAPISAHMIGRAGYRNGDLLRDRLVVDELDDAVARAAGEIAETTEGDVADLDVSDLPVGSADALAVEMDRVGDSSGLDDREGDDDARDHEGRRTRSTGDAAGEPGEL; this is translated from the coding sequence GTGATCCCCGAGACGGTCTACGACGTGGCGGCCTCGGTCATGCTCATCGGCGGGGCACTGCTCTCGGTCGCGGCGGGCATCGGCCTCCTGAGGTTCCCCGACGCCCTGTCGCGCATGCACGCCGCGACCAAGCCGCAGATCTTCGGCCTCATCCTGGTCCTGGCGGCGATCGCGCTCGACCAGCACACCGTGGGGACGATCGCGTCCCTGCTCGTCGTCCTCGTCTTCCAGATGCTCACCGCACCCATCTCGGCGCACATGATCGGTCGGGCGGGGTACCGCAACGGCGACCTCCTGCGCGATCGGTTGGTCGTGGACGAACTCGACGACGCCGTGGCCCGGGCGGCCGGCGAGATCGCCGAGACGACCGAGGGCGACGTCGCCGATCTCGACGTGTCCGACCTGCCCGTCGGGTCGGCCGACGCGTTGGCCGTCGAGATGGACCGGGTCGGGGACTCGTCCGGGCTCGACGACAGGGAGGGTGACGACGACGCCCGCGACCACGAGGGTCGGCGGACGCGGTCGACCGGAGACGCCGCGGGGGAGCCGGGCGAGCTCTGA